Proteins encoded by one window of Fusarium graminearum PH-1 chromosome 1, whole genome shotgun sequence:
- a CDS encoding 40S ribosomal protein S11 — MATELTVQSERAFQKQPHIFQNSKTKTKSTRPGKGGRRWYKDVGLGFRTPKTAIEGSYIDKKCPFTGLVSIRGRILTGTVVSTKMHRTIIIRREYLHFIQKYSRYEKRHKNVAAHVSPAFRVQEGDQVTVGQCRPLSKTVRFNVLRVLPRTGKSVKKFSKF; from the exons AT GGCGACCGAGTTGACCGTCCAGTCGGAGCGTGCTTTCCAGAAGCAGCCTCACATCTTCCAGAACTcgaagaccaagaccaagtccACCCGACCGGGCAAGGGTGGCCGACGATGGTACAAGGACGTCGGTCTGGGTTTCCGAACCCCCAAGACCGCCATTGAGGGCAGCTACATCG ACAAGAAGTGCCCCTTCACTGGTCTCGTCTCTATCCGTGGCCGTATCCTGACCGGTACCGTCGTTTCCACCAAGATGCACcgaaccatcatcatccgcCGCGAGTACCTTCACTTTATTCAGAAGTACTCCCGATACGAGAAGCGACACAAGAACGTTGCCGCCCACGTTTCCCCCGCTTTCCGTGTCCAGGAGGGTGACCAGGTTACCGTTGGCCAGTGCCGACCTCTCAGCAAGACT GTCCGCTTCAACGTCCTGCGTGTCCTGCCCCGAACCGGCAAGTCTGTTAAGAAGTTCTCCAAGTTTTAA